One genomic segment of Chitinophaga sancti includes these proteins:
- the purL gene encoding phosphoribosylformylglycinamidine synthase, producing MIHFFSNSFNTIFGVQKAQELTPSDISKLCWLFGNAQLHQEKVLKDYYVGPRAAMVTPWSTNAVEITQNMEIQGITRIETYSRVDPDFNDFDPMLLQKYAELNQDIFTISIVPEPIIEIEDIAAYNRKEGLSLSEEEVDYLNNLSLKMGRKLTDSEVFGFSQVNSEHCRHKIFNGKFVIDGQEQPLSLFKLIRKTSETNPNSIVSAYKDNVAFVKGPMVQQFAPKRPDVPDFYEVKEFESVISLKAETHNFPTTVEPFNGAATGAGGEIRDRLAGGQGSIPLAGTAVYMTALSRLTTGRDWENQVAERKWLYQTPVDILIKASNGASDFGNKFGQPLITGSLLTFEHEEHGMTLGYDKVIMQAGGIGYAKASQATKLKPSVHDKVVILGGDNYRIGMGGAAVSSADTGAFDSAIELNAVQRSNPEMQKRVANVVRGLVESDHNTIISIHDHGAGGHLNCLSELVEETGGLIDLDKLPVGDPTLSAREIIGNESQERMGIVIGQENIETMQRIAERERSPMYVVGEVTGDHRFTFKSATTGAKPMDLDMADMFGSSPKIYMRDKTITRSYQPVTYDVQKLQQYLEQVLQLEAVASKDWLVNKVDRCVSGRVAKQQCAGPLQLPLNNCGVMALDFQGQHGIATSIGHAPLSALINPAAGSRNAIAEALSNIVWAPLKDGITSVSLSANWMWPCKNEGEDARLYEAVEACSDFAIALGINIPTGKDSLSMKQKYPDKEVIAPGTVIISATGHCDDIKAVVEPVLRKSGGSIYYINLSGDKYKLGGSSFAQIVNKIGDQTPDVVNAATFKQAFDTLQQLIKAGSIQAGHDIGSGGLIVTLLELCFADRDLGANIDLSGLGEEDIIKILFAENNGVVFQADASVEALLEKAGIAYHKIGEVTATAALTVKHATGDWKFDINHLRDVWSTTSYLLDQKQCGTVKAKERFENYKNQPLKFTFPAGFTGKRPVIDGTKPRIKAAVLREKGSNSEREMANAMYMAGFDVKDVHMTDLISGRETLEDIQFLGAVGGFSNSDVLGSAKGWAGAFLYNPKAKEAIEKFFSRKDTLSLGICNGCQLFVELGLINLDHGEKPRMLHNDSHKHESIFTSVTIQENKSVLLSNLVGSTLGVWVSHGEGKFDFPYEEDKYNIVGKYGYDGYPANPNGSGFNAAMLCDVTGRHLVMMPHIERSIFQWNWAHYPDGRKDEVSPWLTAFVNAREWLEK from the coding sequence TTCAAAGCTGTGCTGGCTGTTCGGGAATGCACAATTACACCAGGAAAAAGTACTGAAAGATTATTATGTGGGGCCCCGTGCGGCTATGGTTACACCCTGGAGTACGAATGCGGTGGAAATCACCCAGAATATGGAAATTCAAGGGATCACACGTATTGAAACCTACAGTAGGGTAGATCCTGACTTTAACGATTTTGACCCTATGCTGTTGCAGAAATATGCTGAATTGAACCAGGATATCTTCACCATCAGCATTGTACCAGAACCAATTATCGAAATTGAGGATATTGCCGCCTATAACCGAAAGGAAGGCTTATCATTAAGTGAGGAAGAAGTTGATTATTTAAATAATCTGTCCCTGAAAATGGGGCGTAAACTGACGGATTCTGAAGTATTTGGTTTTTCGCAGGTAAATTCTGAGCACTGCCGCCATAAAATATTTAACGGAAAATTTGTGATAGATGGGCAGGAACAACCATTATCCCTGTTTAAGCTTATTCGTAAAACATCCGAAACCAATCCAAACAGTATTGTATCTGCCTATAAGGACAATGTGGCTTTTGTAAAAGGCCCTATGGTGCAGCAATTTGCACCAAAACGTCCGGATGTGCCTGATTTCTATGAGGTTAAAGAATTCGAATCGGTTATTTCATTAAAAGCCGAAACACATAACTTCCCGACTACCGTAGAACCTTTTAACGGGGCAGCCACAGGTGCTGGCGGTGAGATCAGAGACAGGCTGGCAGGTGGTCAGGGATCTATTCCGTTGGCAGGAACAGCAGTGTACATGACGGCGCTTTCCCGTCTTACTACAGGCAGAGATTGGGAAAACCAGGTAGCGGAACGTAAATGGCTGTACCAGACCCCTGTTGATATCCTGATCAAGGCGTCAAACGGGGCATCTGATTTCGGAAATAAGTTCGGACAGCCCCTGATCACTGGTTCTCTGCTCACTTTTGAGCATGAAGAGCATGGGATGACCCTTGGCTACGATAAAGTGATAATGCAGGCAGGTGGTATTGGCTATGCCAAAGCGAGTCAGGCTACTAAACTGAAGCCATCCGTTCATGACAAGGTGGTGATCCTGGGTGGTGACAATTACCGTATTGGTATGGGCGGAGCTGCCGTTTCATCTGCAGATACAGGTGCATTTGATTCAGCAATAGAGTTAAATGCCGTACAGCGTTCTAACCCTGAAATGCAGAAGCGTGTAGCGAATGTAGTGCGTGGCCTGGTAGAAAGTGATCATAATACAATTATATCTATACACGACCATGGTGCGGGAGGACACCTGAACTGCCTGTCAGAACTGGTAGAAGAAACGGGTGGGCTGATTGACCTCGATAAACTGCCAGTAGGCGATCCGACCCTCTCTGCCAGGGAAATTATTGGCAACGAATCACAGGAGCGTATGGGTATCGTGATCGGCCAGGAGAATATTGAAACCATGCAGCGTATTGCTGAACGTGAACGTTCTCCTATGTATGTAGTAGGGGAGGTCACCGGCGACCATCGTTTTACATTTAAGTCTGCCACTACAGGGGCGAAGCCAATGGACCTGGACATGGCTGACATGTTTGGCAGTTCTCCGAAAATATACATGCGGGATAAAACCATTACCCGCAGCTACCAGCCGGTAACCTACGATGTACAAAAATTACAGCAATACCTGGAACAGGTGCTGCAACTGGAAGCTGTAGCCAGTAAAGACTGGTTAGTGAATAAAGTGGACCGTTGTGTGAGTGGCCGTGTAGCTAAACAGCAATGTGCCGGCCCGCTACAGTTACCATTGAACAACTGTGGGGTAATGGCCCTGGATTTTCAGGGGCAGCACGGTATTGCTACTTCAATTGGGCATGCCCCGCTGTCAGCACTGATCAACCCAGCTGCAGGTAGCCGTAATGCGATTGCAGAAGCGTTGTCCAACATCGTTTGGGCACCTTTGAAGGATGGCATTACCAGTGTATCATTATCGGCCAACTGGATGTGGCCATGTAAGAACGAAGGTGAAGATGCAAGATTATATGAAGCGGTAGAAGCGTGTTCCGACTTTGCTATCGCATTAGGCATCAACATCCCTACAGGGAAAGATTCATTATCCATGAAGCAGAAATACCCTGATAAGGAAGTGATTGCACCTGGCACTGTGATTATATCAGCAACGGGCCATTGCGATGACATTAAGGCTGTCGTGGAGCCTGTATTAAGAAAAAGTGGTGGCAGTATCTATTACATCAATCTTTCAGGAGATAAATATAAATTAGGAGGGTCCTCTTTTGCGCAGATCGTAAATAAGATTGGAGACCAGACACCTGATGTGGTGAATGCCGCTACTTTTAAGCAGGCATTCGACACCCTGCAACAGCTGATCAAAGCCGGAAGTATACAGGCAGGTCATGACATAGGCAGTGGTGGTTTGATTGTGACGCTGCTGGAGCTTTGCTTTGCAGATCGTGACCTGGGTGCCAATATTGACCTGAGCGGATTGGGAGAGGAGGATATTATTAAGATCTTATTTGCAGAGAATAATGGGGTGGTTTTCCAGGCAGACGCTTCGGTAGAAGCATTACTTGAAAAAGCTGGCATTGCTTATCATAAGATAGGGGAAGTGACTGCAACAGCTGCATTAACGGTGAAGCATGCAACGGGCGACTGGAAATTTGACATCAACCACCTGCGGGATGTATGGTCTACGACATCCTACCTGTTGGACCAAAAGCAATGTGGTACCGTAAAAGCAAAAGAGCGTTTTGAAAATTATAAGAACCAGCCGCTGAAATTTACGTTCCCAGCTGGATTTACGGGAAAGAGACCTGTCATTGATGGTACAAAACCCCGTATCAAGGCCGCAGTATTGCGTGAAAAGGGGAGTAACTCTGAGAGGGAGATGGCGAATGCGATGTACATGGCTGGGTTTGATGTAAAGGATGTGCATATGACCGACCTTATATCAGGGCGTGAAACGCTGGAAGATATTCAGTTCTTAGGAGCTGTAGGTGGTTTCTCCAATTCTGATGTGTTGGGATCTGCAAAAGGTTGGGCGGGAGCATTCCTTTATAACCCGAAGGCAAAGGAGGCAATCGAAAAATTCTTTAGTCGTAAAGATACCCTTTCATTGGGCATCTGTAACGGTTGTCAGTTGTTTGTAGAACTGGGATTAATCAACCTGGATCATGGAGAAAAGCCACGTATGTTGCATAATGACAGCCATAAACATGAGAGCATCTTTACATCGGTGACAATCCAGGAGAATAAATCGGTACTGTTGTCAAATCTTGTGGGTAGTACTTTAGGTGTGTGGGTTTCACATGGAGAGGGGAAATTTGACTTCCCATATGAAGAAGATAAATACAACATCGTCGGTAAATATGGTTATGACGGTTATCCGGCTAATCCAAATGGATCTGGTTTTAACGCGGCTATGCTGTGTGATGTAACAGGCAGGCACCTGGTAATGATGCCGCATATAGAACGTTCCATATTTCAGTGGAACTGGGCGCATTATCCTGACGGACGTAAGGATGAAGTATCTCCTTGGTTGACAGCGTTTGTAAATGCAAGGGAATGGCTGGAGAAGTAA
- a CDS encoding ribonuclease H, whose protein sequence is MSTDEIHLTFVNMINRAAIYTDGSCHTQSGQGAWVAIILTDGEKVVLSGSVQDTTHNRMELSAVIEGIKYAQNNFKGIQYLYIYSDSQYVTGLMERQYKLSNANFTTSKGTLIRNADLVQELYILGAQIQLIFTKVKAHQKQGIDINYNIDADKLVRKIMREELRRKGF, encoded by the coding sequence ATGTCAACCGACGAAATTCATCTTACCTTTGTAAACATGATCAATAGAGCGGCTATATATACAGATGGAAGCTGTCACACCCAAAGTGGCCAGGGAGCATGGGTTGCCATCATATTGACTGACGGGGAGAAAGTGGTTTTGTCCGGCAGCGTACAAGACACTACACATAACAGGATGGAATTATCCGCTGTTATAGAAGGTATAAAATATGCTCAAAACAATTTTAAAGGCATCCAATACCTGTACATTTACTCTGATAGCCAGTATGTAACAGGATTGATGGAGCGACAATATAAACTTAGCAATGCAAACTTCACCACCAGTAAGGGGACTTTAATACGTAATGCTGACTTGGTACAGGAACTCTATATCCTGGGGGCACAGATTCAATTGATATTTACCAAGGTAAAAGCGCATCAAAAACAGGGTATTGATATCAATTATAATATTGATGCAGATAAACTGGTCAGAAAGATCATGAGAGAAGAGCTACGCAGAAAAGGCTTTTAA